A stretch of Dietzia lutea DNA encodes these proteins:
- a CDS encoding ATP-dependent 6-phosphofructokinase — MRIGVLTAGGDCPGLNAVIRALVRTANSEYDSPVLGFQDGWSGVVEDRAVPLFDDEGIDRILLRGGTILGTGRLNPDILTASLPEIRQTLERHALDALVAIGGDGTLKAARWLTENGIPVVGVPKTIDNDVGGTDYTFGFDTAVSIASDAIDRLHTTAESHERVMLVEVMGRHAGWIALHAGLASGAHMIVIPEVPFDIDYVCKVMKRRFQMGEAYGICVVAEGATPVEGSGMTLREGGTDQFGHEVFTGVADQMATAIRERMNRDVRTTVLGHIQRGGTPTAYDRNLATRFGVHAAHAVHRGDFGQIVALRGESIAMVPVEEAVSVLKTVPEDRYREAACLFG; from the coding sequence GTGCGTATAGGTGTCCTCACCGCCGGCGGCGACTGCCCCGGCCTCAACGCGGTGATCCGCGCCCTGGTCCGCACCGCCAACTCCGAGTACGACTCGCCGGTCCTGGGCTTCCAGGACGGGTGGTCCGGCGTGGTGGAGGACCGTGCGGTCCCACTGTTCGACGACGAGGGCATCGACCGCATCCTGCTCCGCGGTGGCACGATCCTCGGGACCGGCCGACTCAACCCGGACATTCTGACGGCCAGCCTCCCGGAGATCCGTCAGACGCTCGAGCGGCACGCCCTGGACGCCCTGGTGGCGATCGGCGGCGACGGTACGCTCAAGGCCGCCCGGTGGCTCACCGAGAACGGCATACCCGTGGTGGGCGTGCCCAAGACCATCGACAACGACGTCGGTGGCACCGACTACACCTTCGGCTTCGACACGGCCGTGTCGATCGCCTCGGACGCCATCGACCGTCTGCACACGACCGCGGAGTCCCACGAGCGGGTGATGCTGGTCGAGGTGATGGGCCGTCATGCCGGCTGGATCGCTCTACACGCCGGGCTCGCCTCGGGGGCGCACATGATCGTGATCCCCGAGGTCCCGTTCGACATCGACTACGTGTGCAAGGTGATGAAGCGTCGCTTCCAGATGGGGGAGGCCTACGGCATCTGCGTGGTCGCCGAGGGCGCGACACCCGTCGAGGGCTCCGGAATGACCCTGCGCGAGGGTGGCACCGACCAGTTCGGGCACGAGGTCTTCACCGGGGTCGCGGACCAGATGGCGACGGCGATCCGTGAGCGCATGAACCGCGACGTCCGCACCACGGTGCTGGGCCACATTCAGCGGGGCGGCACGCCGACCGCCTACGACCGCAATCTGGCGACCCGGTTCGGGGTGCATGCGGCGCATGCCGTGCACCGCGGGGATTTCGGCCAGATCGTCGCCTTGCGGGGGGAGTCGATCGCGATGGTGCCGGTCGAGGAGGCCGTGTCGGTGCTCAAGACAGTTCCGGAGGACCGCTACCGCGAGGCCGCCTGCCTCTTCGGCTAG
- a CDS encoding DHA2 family efflux MFS transporter permease subunit yields MTTVPERDAWKALAALVIGFFMILVDQTIVAVATDAFVTQLGASTNQVIWVTSAYLLAYVVPLLFTGRLGDQIGPRTVAIAGLVVFTGASLWCGLAPNVEMLIVARVFQGVGAALLTPQSLSVITRVFAPERRGAAMGTWGAVAGIASVVGPVFGGVLIDAFDWRWIFFVNIPFGVLAVVLVWLWVPVLETRTRSYDVPGIVLSAIGMFLLVFGIQQGESHGWGGTTAALIVAGVVGLAMFVWWQSRVRTEPLVPLRLFRDRNFSIGTFGVSTIGFVTAGTMVPLMFYLQGVKELTPTRAGLMLLPMALVAGVLAPVVGRWADRLDPRIFTGVGYFSFAISLFWLALVMDSQTPVLVLLGPIALMGVANGCVWAPTSSTAMRRLELASAGAGSGVYNTTRQVGAVLGSAAIGALMQARQVAHGDIGQAVADSMFLPAVVVLLGGLVTMAFKTGDQSFAEPATSPAR; encoded by the coding sequence GTGACCACGGTCCCCGAGCGGGACGCCTGGAAGGCCCTCGCGGCCCTGGTCATCGGGTTCTTCATGATCCTGGTGGACCAGACGATCGTCGCCGTGGCCACCGACGCGTTCGTCACCCAGCTCGGTGCCAGCACCAACCAGGTGATCTGGGTGACCAGCGCCTACCTGCTGGCGTACGTGGTCCCGCTGCTGTTCACCGGGCGGCTCGGGGACCAGATCGGACCGCGCACGGTCGCGATCGCGGGACTGGTCGTGTTCACCGGGGCGTCGCTGTGGTGCGGCCTGGCCCCGAACGTCGAGATGCTCATCGTCGCCCGGGTGTTCCAGGGTGTCGGGGCCGCGCTCCTGACGCCGCAGTCGCTGAGCGTGATCACGCGCGTCTTCGCGCCCGAGCGTCGGGGCGCGGCGATGGGCACGTGGGGCGCCGTGGCCGGGATCGCGTCGGTGGTCGGCCCGGTGTTCGGCGGCGTGCTGATCGACGCCTTCGACTGGCGCTGGATCTTTTTCGTCAACATCCCGTTCGGTGTACTCGCCGTGGTGCTGGTGTGGCTGTGGGTGCCGGTGCTCGAGACCCGCACGCGCTCCTACGACGTGCCCGGGATCGTGCTGTCGGCGATCGGCATGTTCCTGCTGGTGTTCGGCATCCAGCAGGGCGAGTCACACGGCTGGGGCGGAACGACCGCGGCGCTGATCGTGGCCGGGGTCGTGGGGCTCGCCATGTTCGTGTGGTGGCAGTCGCGCGTGCGGACCGAGCCGCTGGTCCCTCTACGGTTGTTCCGCGACCGCAACTTCTCGATCGGCACGTTCGGCGTATCGACGATCGGCTTCGTCACCGCCGGCACCATGGTGCCGCTCATGTTCTACCTGCAGGGCGTCAAGGAGCTGACCCCGACGCGGGCCGGCCTCATGCTGCTGCCGATGGCTCTTGTCGCCGGTGTCCTCGCGCCGGTCGTGGGCCGGTGGGCCGATCGCCTCGACCCGCGGATCTTCACGGGCGTCGGGTACTTCTCCTTCGCGATCTCCCTGTTCTGGCTGGCGCTGGTGATGGACTCGCAGACGCCGGTGCTCGTCCTGCTCGGCCCCATCGCCCTCATGGGGGTGGCCAACGGGTGTGTGTGGGCGCCGACGTCCTCCACCGCGATGCGCCGCCTCGAGCTGGCCTCCGCGGGCGCCGGGTCCGGCGTGTACAACACCACTCGCCAGGTCGGCGCCGTGCTGGGTTCCGCCGCGATCGGCGCGCTGATGCAGGCTCGCCAGGTCGCGCACGGGGACATCGGTCAGGCGGTCGCGGACTCGATGTTCCTGCCCGCGGTGGTCGTCCTGCTCGGCGGCCTCGTCACGATGGCGTTCAAGACGGGCGATCAGTCGTTCGCGGAGCCGGCGACCAGCCCGGCGAGGTGA
- the gatA gene encoding Asp-tRNA(Asn)/Glu-tRNA(Gln) amidotransferase subunit GatA, with product MTELTTATAAELAGRIAAREVSSEEVTRAHLDRIDEVDGEINAFLHVGADEALAAARDVDSRLAAGETLGPLAGVPIALKDVFTTTDAPTTCGSRILEKYRSPYDATVTGRLREAGIPILGKTNMDEFAMGSSTENSAYGPTRNPWDPSRTPGGSGGGSAAALASHQAPLAIGTDTGGSIRQPAALTATVGVKPTYGTVSRYGLVACASSLDQGGPCGRTVEDTALLHQVIAGHDPRDSTSLDVSIPDVVAAAREGAKGDLTGLRVGVVSEFSGEGYQPGVEASFRAAVDTLRELGAEIVEVSCPNFRYALPAYYLILPSEVSSNLARFDAMRYGLRTGEGSADQVMAASREAGFGPEVKRRIMLGTYALSAGYYDAFYGQAQKVRTLIARDFDAAYQKVDVLVSPTTPTTAFPLGDKVEDPVAMYQFDLCTLPLNLAGHCGMSVPSGLVDGLPAGLQIMAPALADDRLYRVGAAYEAARGAIA from the coding sequence ATGACCGAGCTCACCACCGCCACCGCCGCCGAGCTGGCGGGCCGGATCGCCGCGCGGGAGGTGTCCTCGGAGGAAGTCACCCGTGCGCACCTGGACCGGATCGACGAGGTCGACGGCGAGATCAACGCCTTCCTGCACGTGGGCGCCGACGAGGCCCTCGCGGCGGCGCGGGACGTCGACTCCCGCCTGGCCGCCGGTGAGACGCTCGGCCCGCTGGCCGGCGTGCCGATCGCCCTCAAGGACGTCTTCACCACCACCGACGCGCCCACCACGTGTGGCTCCCGCATCCTCGAGAAATACCGCTCGCCCTACGACGCGACCGTGACCGGTCGGCTGCGTGAGGCGGGCATCCCGATCCTCGGCAAGACCAACATGGACGAGTTCGCCATGGGGTCCTCCACCGAGAACTCCGCCTACGGACCGACCCGCAACCCCTGGGATCCCAGCCGCACGCCGGGCGGCTCGGGCGGCGGTTCGGCCGCGGCGCTCGCGTCCCACCAGGCGCCGCTCGCCATCGGCACCGACACCGGTGGGTCGATCCGCCAGCCCGCCGCGCTCACCGCGACGGTCGGCGTGAAGCCCACGTACGGCACCGTCTCGCGCTACGGCCTCGTGGCCTGCGCCTCCTCGCTCGACCAGGGGGGGCCGTGCGGCCGCACCGTCGAGGACACCGCGCTGCTGCACCAGGTGATCGCCGGGCACGACCCGCGTGACTCCACGAGCCTCGACGTGTCGATCCCGGACGTCGTCGCGGCCGCGCGGGAGGGCGCGAAGGGCGACCTGACCGGACTGCGCGTCGGCGTGGTCTCGGAGTTCTCGGGCGAGGGTTACCAGCCCGGCGTCGAGGCGTCGTTCCGCGCCGCGGTCGACACCCTGCGCGAGCTGGGCGCCGAGATCGTCGAGGTCTCCTGCCCCAACTTCCGCTACGCACTGCCCGCCTACTACCTCATCCTCCCGTCCGAGGTCTCCAGCAACCTCGCGCGCTTCGACGCGATGCGCTACGGCCTGCGGACCGGCGAGGGCTCGGCCGACCAGGTCATGGCCGCGAGCCGCGAGGCCGGCTTCGGGCCGGAGGTCAAGCGCCGCATCATGCTGGGCACATACGCCCTGTCGGCCGGCTACTACGACGCCTTCTACGGCCAGGCGCAGAAGGTGCGCACGCTCATCGCGCGCGACTTCGACGCCGCCTACCAGAAGGTGGACGTCCTCGTCTCGCCGACCACGCCCACGACGGCGTTCCCGCTGGGGGACAAGGTCGAGGACCCGGTCGCGATGTACCAGTTCGACCTGTGCACGCTGCCGCTCAACCTCGCCGGGCACTGCGGCATGTCCGTGCCGTCCGGTCTCGTCGACGGACTGCCCGCGGGCTTGCAGATCATGGCGCCGGCGCTCGCCGACGACCGCCTCTACCGGGTGGGCGCCGCATACGAGGCCGCGAGAGGCGCGATAGCGTGA
- the gatC gene encoding Asp-tRNA(Asn)/Glu-tRNA(Gln) amidotransferase subunit GatC translates to MTSISRGDVAHLARLSRLELSDAELDSFAQQLTDILDHVQAVSEVAADDVPAMSHPTAITNVYRDDVVAPGLTPEQALDQAPASDEQRFEVPQILGEDA, encoded by the coding sequence GTGACCTCGATCTCACGCGGGGACGTCGCGCATCTGGCCAGGCTCTCCCGCCTGGAACTGAGCGACGCCGAGCTGGATTCGTTCGCACAGCAGCTCACCGACATCCTCGACCACGTGCAGGCCGTCTCCGAGGTCGCCGCGGACGACGTCCCGGCGATGAGCCACCCCACCGCGATCACCAACGTGTACCGGGACGACGTGGTCGCCCCGGGTCTGACCCCGGAGCAGGCGCTCGACCAGGCCCCGGCCTCCGACGAGCAGCGCTTCGAGGTCCCGCAGATCCTGGGAGAGGACGCATGA
- a CDS encoding amino acid-binding protein — protein MSYLLRVMLPDRPGSLGSLAVALGTVDADIISLDVVDRFDGVAVDDIVVDVPHGTFPDSLITAAERLDGVVVDSLRPFGGILDAHRELELIDAVAGAGAGAAQMLADEIPAALRVGWALVLEVTGDATCRLVARGESAPMWEGGEVPVVCGLARVTALDDDDDEVPAEWTAMDTALAAAPLNAGHVLVVGRPGGPSFRPSEIARLGYLTGILRTLHAG, from the coding sequence ATGTCTTATCTCCTCCGCGTCATGTTGCCCGACCGACCGGGCAGCCTCGGCTCCCTCGCGGTGGCCCTGGGAACCGTTGACGCGGACATCATCAGCCTCGACGTCGTGGACCGCTTCGACGGTGTCGCGGTGGACGACATCGTCGTGGACGTACCCCACGGCACCTTCCCCGACTCCCTCATCACGGCGGCCGAGCGACTCGACGGCGTGGTCGTGGACTCCCTGCGTCCGTTCGGCGGGATCCTCGACGCCCATCGCGAGCTCGAGCTGATCGACGCGGTCGCCGGGGCGGGCGCCGGGGCCGCGCAGATGCTCGCCGACGAGATCCCCGCCGCACTGCGCGTCGGCTGGGCGTTGGTGCTGGAGGTGACCGGGGACGCGACGTGTCGACTGGTGGCCCGCGGGGAGTCCGCGCCGATGTGGGAGGGGGGCGAGGTCCCCGTCGTGTGCGGCCTGGCACGCGTCACCGCACTGGATGACGACGACGACGAGGTCCCGGCCGAATGGACGGCGATGGACACCGCGTTGGCGGCCGCGCCCCTGAACGCCGGTCACGTCCTGGTGGTCGGTCGGCCCGGCGGCCCCTCGTTCCGGCCGTCGGAGATCGCCCGTCTCGGCTACCTCACCGGGATCCTGCGGACCCTTCACGCCGGCTGA
- the ligA gene encoding NAD-dependent DNA ligase LigA translates to MSQASDSTEPVGTGDIPPEVRQEWTELAETVRDHQFRYYVKDAPIVSDAEFDRLFGELQALEEKHPGLRTADSPTQLVGGGFSTDFAPVEHLERMTSLDNVFSEEELRDWVASAVEQAGVPENRLPFLCEVKIDGVALDLVYRDGKLVSAATRGDGRTGEDVTLNARTIEDIPVTLTPTEDRPVPSLLEVRGEVFFRLEDFAELNARLVAEGKAPFANPRNSAAGSLRQKNPAITAQRRLGMYCHGLGAVEGATFQSLHDVYLALADWGLPVSPHTAPATGVEEVVERMRYWGEHRGDPEHEIDGLVVKIDDRAVQRRLGQTSRAPRWAIAYKYPPEEVMTELLDIRVSVGRTGRVTPFAYMEPVLVAGSTVSLATLHNQTEVIRKGVLIGDTVVIRKAGDVIPEVLGPVVERRDGTEREFVFPERCPECDTVLAPAREGDADWRCPNQRSCPAQLRERLFYLASRNALDIEALGYEGASDLLASGVLENEAGLFDLTEADLLRTHLYTRIDKATRKQMEEGAEPERTVLTENGRKLLANLATAKDRPLWRVLVALSIRHVGPTAARALATRFGTMEAIRAASEEELAETDGVGQTIAASVVEWFGVDWHREIVDRWTAAGVSMADERDESIPRTLEGLTIVATGSLEGFTRDGIKEAIIARGGKASGSVSKKTDYVVVGDNPGSKAAKAEELGLTILDEAGFVELLANGPAPAETADPDADDVDR, encoded by the coding sequence GTGAGCCAAGCGAGCGACAGCACCGAGCCCGTCGGCACCGGGGACATCCCGCCGGAGGTGAGGCAGGAGTGGACCGAGCTCGCGGAGACCGTCCGCGACCATCAGTTCCGCTACTACGTCAAGGACGCGCCGATCGTCTCCGACGCCGAGTTCGACCGGCTGTTCGGGGAGTTGCAGGCGCTCGAGGAGAAGCACCCGGGGTTGCGTACCGCCGACTCGCCCACGCAGCTCGTCGGCGGTGGCTTCTCCACCGACTTCGCCCCGGTCGAGCACCTGGAGCGGATGACCAGTCTCGACAACGTCTTCTCCGAGGAGGAGCTGCGCGACTGGGTCGCCTCCGCGGTCGAGCAGGCGGGCGTGCCCGAGAACCGGCTGCCGTTCCTCTGCGAGGTGAAGATCGACGGCGTGGCCCTGGATCTGGTCTACCGCGACGGGAAGCTGGTCAGCGCGGCCACCCGTGGCGACGGGCGCACCGGCGAGGACGTCACCCTCAACGCCCGCACGATCGAGGACATCCCGGTGACCCTCACCCCGACGGAGGACCGGCCGGTGCCCTCGCTGCTGGAGGTCCGCGGGGAGGTCTTCTTCCGCCTCGAGGACTTCGCCGAGCTCAACGCCCGGCTCGTGGCCGAGGGCAAGGCGCCGTTCGCCAACCCCCGCAACAGCGCCGCGGGGTCGCTGCGGCAGAAGAACCCCGCCATCACCGCCCAGCGCCGTCTCGGCATGTACTGCCACGGGCTCGGAGCGGTGGAGGGCGCGACGTTCCAGAGCCTCCACGACGTCTACCTGGCCCTGGCGGACTGGGGCCTGCCGGTCTCCCCGCACACCGCGCCCGCCACCGGCGTCGAGGAGGTGGTCGAGCGCATGCGGTACTGGGGTGAGCACCGCGGCGACCCCGAGCACGAGATCGACGGGCTCGTGGTGAAGATCGACGACCGCGCCGTCCAGCGCCGCCTCGGCCAGACCTCCCGGGCCCCGCGGTGGGCGATCGCCTACAAGTACCCGCCCGAGGAGGTCATGACGGAGTTGCTCGACATCCGGGTCTCCGTCGGCCGGACCGGGCGCGTGACCCCGTTCGCCTACATGGAGCCGGTCCTCGTCGCGGGGTCGACGGTCTCACTGGCGACGCTGCACAACCAGACCGAGGTGATCCGCAAGGGCGTGCTCATCGGCGACACCGTGGTGATCCGCAAGGCCGGCGACGTGATCCCCGAGGTCCTCGGTCCCGTGGTCGAGCGGCGCGACGGGACCGAGCGCGAGTTCGTCTTCCCCGAGCGCTGCCCCGAGTGCGACACCGTCCTGGCCCCCGCCCGCGAGGGCGACGCCGATTGGCGCTGCCCCAACCAGCGGTCGTGCCCCGCCCAGCTGCGCGAGCGGCTGTTCTACCTCGCCTCCCGCAACGCGCTGGACATCGAGGCACTCGGATACGAGGGGGCGTCCGACCTCCTCGCCAGTGGCGTGCTCGAGAACGAGGCCGGGCTCTTCGATCTCACCGAGGCCGATCTCCTCCGCACCCACCTCTACACCCGTATCGACAAGGCGACGCGGAAGCAGATGGAGGAGGGGGCCGAGCCCGAGCGGACCGTGCTCACCGAGAACGGACGCAAGCTGCTGGCCAACCTCGCCACCGCGAAGGACCGGCCGCTGTGGCGGGTCCTGGTCGCCCTGTCGATCCGTCATGTCGGTCCCACGGCCGCGCGTGCCCTCGCGACCAGGTTCGGGACGATGGAGGCCATCCGCGCCGCGTCCGAGGAGGAACTGGCCGAGACCGACGGCGTGGGCCAGACGATCGCCGCGTCGGTGGTCGAGTGGTTCGGCGTCGACTGGCATCGCGAGATCGTCGACCGGTGGACGGCGGCCGGCGTCTCGATGGCCGATGAGCGGGACGAGTCGATCCCGCGGACGCTCGAGGGGCTGACGATCGTCGCCACGGGCTCGCTCGAGGGCTTCACCCGCGACGGCATCAAGGAGGCCATCATCGCCCGCGGCGGCAAGGCCTCGGGTTCGGTGTCCAAGAAGACCGACTACGTGGTCGTGGGCGACAACCCGGGCTCGAAGGCGGCGAAGGCCGAGGAGCTCGGGCTGACCATCCTGGACGAGGCAGGCTTCGTCGAGCTCCTGGCGAACGGGCCCGCCCCGGCCGAGACCGCGGATCCGGACGCGGACGACGTCGACCGGTGA
- a CDS encoding exonuclease domain-containing protein: protein MNNDITLPVTIDRNRLLAFDLETTGPDPRTAHVVTSALIEIDGPHKKARNWLADPGIEIPEGATAVHGITTAHAREHGRPHAEVIAETVEAIRQGWRDGRTLVVFNACYDLTILRRWHPTFEVAGPVIDPYVVDRAVDPFRKGKRTLEALCGQHGVRLDAAHEAAGDALAAARLAWKMLGTQQKLSGCDWRESNAQQARWHEARQRDFAAYLERCGKDASDVNTLWPMATV, encoded by the coding sequence ATGAACAACGACATCACGCTCCCCGTCACCATCGACCGGAACCGCCTCCTGGCCTTCGACCTCGAGACGACCGGTCCCGACCCGCGTACGGCCCACGTCGTGACCTCGGCCCTGATCGAGATCGACGGGCCACACAAGAAGGCACGGAACTGGCTGGCCGATCCCGGTATCGAGATCCCCGAGGGGGCGACCGCGGTGCACGGCATCACCACCGCCCACGCGAGGGAGCACGGTCGGCCCCACGCGGAGGTCATCGCGGAGACCGTGGAGGCCATCCGGCAGGGATGGCGCGACGGCCGCACGCTCGTGGTGTTCAACGCGTGCTACGACCTGACGATCCTGCGCCGGTGGCACCCGACATTCGAGGTGGCCGGCCCGGTGATCGATCCCTATGTCGTCGACCGTGCCGTCGACCCCTTCCGCAAGGGCAAACGCACGTTGGAGGCGCTGTGCGGTCAGCACGGGGTGCGCCTCGACGCCGCGCACGAGGCGGCCGGGGATGCGCTCGCGGCTGCACGCCTGGCGTGGAAGATGCTGGGGACGCAGCAGAAGTTGTCCGGCTGTGACTGGCGCGAGTCCAACGCACAGCAGGCCCGGTGGCACGAGGCACGCCAGCGGGACTTCGCCGCCTACCTCGAGCGCTGCGGGAAGGACGCGTCCGACGTCAACACCCTGTGGCCGATGGCGACGGTGTAG
- a CDS encoding cobalamin-independent methionine synthase: MTPGAGPSPSSTGPGPMPGTDPREAARVVMGECHSLPFLPELADRGPGADAIGRTLAMLADLPTDVTPRGWRLADSPGRLARRAADHLERDGDALEEADELARDPEEVPEPDRRRLQVRIVGPWSLAAQVELPGGMPVLSDRGARRDLAASLTEGAGGFAARLAGRLRAGARVLLDEPLLWKVAAGTVQSPSRLDPIAAVPADQLALSLCRFGDALRRAGAAEVMVRVPATSDPGAPPVWSVIAEPPRGETPLDGACVPASPLYSARSHAALDAAGTLLGDGRTLQLEGLPGAGRPPRTTAEAERPAAELVALLDRLGAPPQSRLPSIVLTPTADDIVSPSGAAAALRASRLVAETAPRMAE; the protein is encoded by the coding sequence GTGACGCCGGGAGCGGGTCCCTCACCGTCCAGCACCGGGCCCGGCCCGATGCCCGGCACCGATCCCCGCGAGGCGGCCCGCGTAGTGATGGGGGAGTGTCACTCCCTCCCGTTCCTGCCGGAGCTGGCTGACCGGGGCCCCGGCGCGGACGCGATCGGCCGGACCCTCGCGATGCTCGCGGACCTGCCCACGGACGTCACGCCGCGCGGGTGGCGGCTCGCCGATTCGCCGGGCCGCCTCGCCCGGCGGGCCGCCGACCACCTCGAGCGGGACGGCGACGCCCTCGAGGAGGCCGACGAGCTGGCGAGGGACCCCGAGGAGGTGCCCGAGCCCGATCGTCGTCGGCTCCAGGTGCGGATCGTGGGCCCGTGGTCGCTCGCGGCGCAGGTGGAACTGCCCGGCGGGATGCCGGTCCTGTCCGACCGCGGTGCCCGACGCGACCTGGCGGCCTCCCTCACCGAGGGCGCGGGAGGCTTCGCCGCGCGGCTCGCGGGCCGGCTGCGTGCGGGCGCCCGCGTCCTGCTCGACGAGCCACTGCTCTGGAAGGTGGCCGCCGGGACGGTGCAGTCACCCAGCCGCCTCGACCCGATCGCGGCCGTCCCCGCCGACCAGCTCGCCCTGTCGCTGTGCCGCTTCGGAGACGCCCTGCGCCGCGCCGGCGCCGCCGAGGTCATGGTCCGCGTCCCCGCGACGTCGGATCCCGGCGCGCCGCCGGTCTGGTCCGTCATCGCCGAGCCGCCCCGGGGCGAAACGCCTCTCGACGGCGCGTGCGTGCCCGCCTCACCGCTGTACTCCGCGCGGTCGCACGCCGCCCTCGACGCCGCCGGCACCCTGCTGGGGGACGGCCGCACCCTCCAGTTGGAGGGTCTGCCCGGTGCCGGCCGGCCGCCGCGGACCACCGCCGAGGCCGAACGACCCGCGGCGGAGTTGGTGGCGCTTCTCGACCGGCTCGGGGCGCCGCCTCAGTCGCGCCTGCCCTCGATCGTCCTCACGCCGACGGCAGACGACATCGTCTCGCCCTCGGGGGCCGCCGCGGCGCTGCGCGCATCCCGACTCGTCGCGGAGACCGCGCCCCGGATGGCCGAGTGA